The stretch of DNA GTCGAGATCGATCATCGCATTGTCGATCGCAATCTGATCGGACGATTCCGCGCCTTGCAGCGTTTCGAGGATCTCACCTTCCGCGAAGGCCGCTGCCGTCAGTACACCTTTGCCGCCATAGCGCGATGCATCGCCATCGCGAAGTTCCACGGCTTCATGCGCACCGGTCGATGCCCCGGAAGGCACGGCGGCACGTCCTTTCGCGCCGGAAGCAAGTTCGACCTCTACTTCGACAGTCGGATTGCCGCGACTATCCAAAATCTCCCGTGCGATGATATCGACAATGGCACTCACGGCTATGCTCCCTTTAAGCTCGGTTTTCGGGCATCACAAGGAGACGGCGCGAGCATTCTGTCAACCGTCGAAATGCATGTGAAAAGGACGCTATTACGTGAAACGTCTTCCCCTTCTAGCCATTGTGCTGAGCGTCGCAGGTTTGTTACCTTTTCTGGGGCTAGCCTTCGCAATTCTATTTTTGGGCACAGTAGGGCCAGTCCCGCGTTTGGGCGTGGCATTGTTAAGCTACGGTGCTGTCATTCTATCTTTTCTTGGCGCCGTGCATTGGGGCTTCGCGCTCGAACAACCTGCGATCATCACGAAATCGGGAACGGATCAACTGGATCGACAAAGGCTGGCATTTGGCGTCTGTCCAGCGCTTTGGGCCTGGGCAGCGCTCTATGTCGGCTTGGTCTGGTCGCCACGCGGCGGGGTTTTACTGGAAATCATCGGCTTTCTCGTCACCTGGGCGATTGAGCGCGCCGCTTATCGTCGCGGGGCCTTGCCGCCTGGCTATTTGATGCTGCGCACCGTGCTCACCACCGTTGCGGTGCTTTGCCTCGCCGTGGCGCTGATTTCGCCGCTACAAGATTATATGATCTGAAAAGCAGGTTCGCAGGTAATGGGAAAATTCACCGAGCGTGCAATGAAACAATGCGCGTGGGCCTGCTCATGCAAAGCCGCCGCGCGCTGAAGATCGCTTCCTCCGGCCAGTGTGATTCGCGGATGCAGCGTAACGCTGAGAAATTCTCCTGCGCCGTTGCCCGATTCGGTCATCACGCCTTCCGCATCGTCCTCGTAGGACGTGACGATAATACCCGCGCCCGCACAGAGGCCGAGATACCAAAGTTTATGACAGGCGCTGAGAGACGCCAGTAATAGCTCCTCCGGATTCCAACGCGTTGGGTCTCCGTGGAAACTGGGGTCAGCAGAGCCGGAAATGTCCGGCTTGCCTTCGGTTTTTATATCGTGATTGCGACTATACTCGTGCCACGACTTCGTGCCTTGACCGTGATTGCCGGTCCAGACGGTCGTAACGCGATAAATATGCCGCTTGTCAGGCATCTTGCTTGGCGAGACGATCGAAAGCACGCAAGCGAGTCAGCAATGCGCGCATTTCGGAAAGTGGCACCATGGTCGGGCCGTCGCTTGGCGCGCGGTCAGGCGCTTCATGCGTTTCGATGAACAGAGCGGCAACACCGATCGCCAACGCGGCACGCGCTAGCGGCGGCACGAACTCTCTTTGCCCACCCGAAGCGCCGCCCAGCCCACCTGGCTGCTGAACCGAATGAGTGGCGTCATAAACTACGGGATATCCCGTCTGCGCCATGATCGGCAGGCCGCGCATATCGTTAACGAGCGTGTTGTATCCGAAGCTCGTCCCGCGTTCGCAAAGCATGATGCGCTCATTGCCCGTGGAAGCGATCTTGGCGGCAACATTCGCCATATCCCAAGGGGCCAAAAACTGCCCCTTCTTCACGTTGATCGCAGCGCCCGTTTCTCCTGCGGCCAGCAAAAGATCGGTTTGTCGGCACAGAAAAGCTGGGATTTGCAACACGTCCACAGATTCCGCCGCAGGCTTGCATTGCTCCGGGCTATGGACATCCGTCAAAACCGGACAACCAAATTTTTCCCGAATCCCGGCCAAGATTTCCAAGCCGCTCGCCATCCCGACACCGCGTTTGGAGCCGATCGACGTACGGTTCGCCTTATCGAACGAACTTTTATAGATCAGCCCGATTCCGAGGTCATGGCAGATTTCGTGCAAAGCTGCCGCGATGTCCTGTGCATGATCGCGCGATTCGATTTGGCAGGGGCCTGCAATCAGCGTGAACGGCAATTCGTTTCCGACCGAAAGGGACCCAATACGAAAGTCGTTCATACGAGACGAGCCTTTTTAACGGCAGCAGCGATGAAACCAGCAAAAAGCGGATGCGGATCGAACGGCTTGGACAAATATTCCGGATGATATTGCACGGCGACGAACCAGGGATGATCGGGATATTCGATCACTTCCGGCAAAACATCGTCCGGCGACATACCGGAAAAGCGCAAACCCACCCCTTCAAGTTTATCGCGGTAATGCACGTTGACTTCATAACGATGACGATGACGCTCACGTATCTCGGTCTTGCCGTAGATTTCGGCCACGCGCGATCCCGGCTCAAGCTTGGCGGGATAAGCACCAAGACGCATCGTGCCGCCTAATTCGCCATGCTCTCGGCGACGCAGCATTTCATTGCCACGCGCCCATTCCGTCATCAAACCGACCAGAGGTTCGTCCGTCGGGCCGAATTCCGTCGAAGATGCATTGGGGAGACCCGCCAGCGAACGGGCGCATTCGATAACGGCCATCTGCATGCCGAAGCAAATCCCCAGGAACGGGACGCCACGCTCGCGCGCGAAACGAACTGCTTCGATTTTGCCTTCCGATCCACGTTCGCCAAAACCGCCTGGCACCAAAATACCATGAACATGCGCAAGTTGACCGAGCGCCGATTCGGATTTTTCGAAAATTTCCGATTCGACCCATTCCAAACGCACTTTGACGCGGTTGGCGATACCGCCATGCAGAAGCGCTTCGATCAGGGATTTATAACTATCGAGCAGGGCCGTGTATTTACCGACCACAGCGATTCGCACTTCGCCTTCGGGACTACGAATGGCGCTGACGATCTTCTCCCAACGGCTGAGATCGGGTTCGCCATCCAGCGGTAGGCCAAAATAGCGCAATACCTCATCATCCATGCCTTCGGAATGATAAGAGATCGGGCAGGCATAGATCGTATCGACGTCCAGCGCCGCAATGACGGCCTCCGGGCGCACGTTACAGAAATTCGCAATCTTCCGGCGTTCGTTGGTCGGAATAGCCCGATCCGAACGGCAGATCAGCATCTGCGGCTGAATGCCGACATTCTGCAATTCCTTGACGGAATGCTGCGTCGGCTTGGTTTTCAGTTCGCCCGCAGCCGGAATGTAGGGCAGGAGAGTCAGATGCACGCACATCGTCTGCGCGTGGCCCAAATCGTTACGAAGCTGCCGAATCGCCTCAAGAAAAGGCAGGCTCTCGATATCGCCGACCGTACCGCCGATTTCGACAAGCACGAAATCATAGCCGTCCGTCCCCGCGACGATCGCTTCCTTGATCGCATCGGTGATATGGGGAATGACCTGAACAGTCGCGCCTAAATAGTCGCCACGCCGCTCACGGGCGATCACTTCCGAATAGATACGCCCCGTCGTGGCATTGTCCGCCTTACGTGCGTGAACGCCGGTAAAGCGCTCGTAATGTCCAAGATCGAGATCGGTCTCGGCCCCATCATCGGTCACAAAGACCTCGCCATGCTGATACGGACTCATCGTGCCCGGATCGACATTGAGATAGGGATCGAGTTTGCGCATGCGGACTTTATATCCGCGCGCTTGAAGGAGGGCTGCCAGCGCCGCCGAGGCGATGCCTTTGCCGAGAGAGGAAACCACGCCACCGGTGATGAATACGAACCGCGTCATGGACGGCTCTCCTACACCGGAACGGAGCGAAATGGGAAGGGAAGAAGAGCGGCCTTTTAAACCGCTCTTTTCATGTGGCCTTAATGCTGCGTCGTATTGGCAGGCGCGGAATTCTCCGTCGCGGGAGGCTGCGCCAGAATGTCCTTGCCACCGCTATTGGTGGAAGCGCCTTTGTTGAGCACGGCGAGCAGCAAGCACAATACCATGAACACACCGGCGAGAGCCGCCGTCGCGCGCGTTAGCAAGGTCGCCGTGCCGCGACCTGTCATGAACGATCCCATGCCCTGGCTGCTGCCGATCCCGAGACCACCGCCTTCGCTGCGTTGAATCAGAATCACGCCGATCAGCGCGATGGTGACAAAAAGGTTGATGATAAGCAGAAGGGTGGTCATGACGGGCTTTCAGAAGCGTTGAGGGCCGATCAGGCCGTTGTCGCCAACGCCGCGCGTGCGATTCCCAGAAAGGATTCCGCCGACAGGCTGGCGCCACCAACCAGAACGCCGCCGACCGCGGGGATCGAGAGGATCGAGGCGGCGTCACGGGCCGTGACGGACCCGCCATACAGGATCGACACGGATTTGTCATCCACATCGAGATGACGCCCGATAACATCGTGCAAATGAGAGATCGTCTCGTCGATTTCTTTAACAGAGGCGCTGCGCCCACTGCCGATGGCCCAGATCGGCTCATATGCCACAACGCCAGAGAAATCCTTGGGAAGGGATTTGGATATCTGCTCCCCAAGCGTCTCCAACGTATGGCCTTCATCACGTTGCTGCGCCGTCTCGCCCACGCACACGATGGGGGTTAGACCCGCTTTCTCGGCGGCCTTGACCTTTGCCTGCACCAATCCATCGGTTTCATGATGATGCTGCCGTCTTTCCGAATGGCCGAGAATGACGAACCCAACATCGAGATCCACAAGCATGTCGGCGGAGATATCGCCCGTATGCGCGCCGGAAGGAGATTGATGGCAATCCTGAGCGCCTAACTGGACTTTACTGCCCTCCAGCGCCTTGGCCACGGCGGCAAGCTGCGTGAAAGGCGGACAGATGACGAGGCGAGCGGCGGGGCCTACATCACGCGCGCCTTCCGCTACGGCTTTGGCAAGCTCGAGCGATCCGGCACTCAGGCCGTTCATCTTCCAGTTGCCGACAATTAGATGCCGTCGCGACGACGCTTGCTGCATCTCAGCTTTTCCTCTGTTTAGAACCATCATCAGATATTCGATACGATCATCAAGCATCGCCAATCCGATTGGCTCCTTTCGGATCGCGATAATTCCGTGCCATCGGGCACGTCCGTATTCAAGCGATGAAACGTTTCCGACACGCATAGTTGACGAGCGTGCACTCGGGTCCTGGTCAATCCGAAACGCTCCCATTATGGTGCGCGCCGATTATTGACCGATTTCCGGACCTATAGCTCGTATGATTTCTGCCCTGCGTCACGTGTTTGTCGATTCCTGGCTCGGACGCATCCTTGCCTTACTGATCTTCTTTGCCTTCATCGGATGGGGCGTAGGCGACATCTTCGGCAATCTCGGCGGTTCCGACGCCAACACGGTCGTCAAGATCGGAGACCGGCGCATCACGGCGGAAGATCTGGATCGCGGCATCCGTTCGGAACTGCCGCAGGTGGCCAAGCAGATGGGCGTAACGGACCCGTCGCAACTGCCCCCCTCGGCCCGCAGACAAGCCGCCCAAGCTGTTTTGCAACGCTTGGTCTCCCAAAGCGAGATTCTCGCCCTGGCGACACGTAACGGCATGCAAGTGCCCGACAGCTTGGTCCGCGAGGAAGTATTCGCCCTTCCTTACTTTCATGGAACGGACGGAAAATTCGACCGCAAGCTGTTCGACCAGCGCATGGCGCAGGCGGGTATGAGTGAAAAGCAATTGCTTCAGATGGTGCGCGACGACATCACCGTGCGTAGCCTGATCGAGGGGCTGGGCGATACCATGCAGGTGCCTTCCTCGCTGTTGCAGCGCTTGCTGGATTACGACGCGCAAGAGCATGTTCTGGACATCGTTCGCGTCAATGCCGGCACCATGACGCCGCCCGCGGCTCCGACCGAGGGGCAGCTACACCGTTATTATGACAATCATCCCTGGAATTACCGCACGACGGAGTTTCGCCACGCCAAAATCGTGGAGCTTTCGGCAGAAGGCGTCGCCAAATCGATCGTTATTCCAGAAGCCGATCTGAAGCGCTTTTACGAATTCCAGTCGCAACGCTACCACGTGCCGGAAACGCGCAGCCTGGAAGTGCTGACGTTCCAGGATCAGGCAGCGGCCAATAAAATTGCGGAAAGCTGGAAGGGCGGCGCAAGCTGGGAGGTGATCCAAGCGCAGGCATCCAATGCGGCGGCCGTGTCTTTCCCCGATACACGCGCCTCTGACGTTCCCAGCCCCGAATTGGCCAAGGCTGCCTTCGCTGCGCCTGTGAATGCTATCCAAGGACCTTTGAAAACGGAAACAGGCTGGGTTGTTTTCCGCGTCAAAGACATCAAGCCGCCGCATAACGTCGATTTCGACCATGCGAAGGATGATCTGCGCGATGAAATCACCCGCGCTCAGGCGCCGCAGCTTTTGCAGTCACGACTGCCGCGTTTCCAAGATGCCGTAGCCGGAAGCACGGATCTCGAGCATATCCCCACCGATCTCGGCGCGATTCCGGCGCAAGGTTCGCTGGACGCTCAGGGGATGACTAAGGATGGCGAACCTGCGCCGCTGCCCGGCGACCCGGAACTGCGTCAGGCGATCATTGCGCGCATTTTCTCACAGGCGGAAGGCGTAAAGCCGAGCGTCGTCAACGGGCCCAAGGGCGGGGCTTTCGCGGTGCTGGTGGATCATATCGAGCCGGGCGCGCTTAAGCCTTTCGATAGCGTGCGCGATCAAGTCGTGCATGACTGGACCGAGGCGCAGCGCCGTCACGCGGCGGACGAACGCGCTACCGCCATTTTCGATAAGGCAAAGCAACAGGGCGGCGTCGCCAAAGCCGTTGCGGGAACGACGGATGCCTCCTCCATGCAAGGCGGTATGGCGGTCTCGCGCATCAAGCCGGTGCCTTTGCCCCAGCCTTTGCTGCCGCTCATCTTCGGCACGCCGGTCGGTCAATCGGCCATGCTCAATGTGAACGACGATTATTTCGTCGTGACCGTAACGGGACTGCGTGACGGCGACCCGGCAACGATGAAAGAATTGTCGTCCCGCTTGCGTCCGCAATTGGAAGAATCGCTTCGTGGCGATATCCCGACGACCGTGGTGCATAGCCTGGAAGACAAACTGAAACCGGTGCCGAACGTGCAACTCATGCAGCGCGTGATTGATGCTTCGGGTGGCGGGGAAAGCCAATGACGGAAGAAATCGTCTATTCCGTCGAAGCGGCGGATCTTCTCACGCCGGTTGGTGCGTTTATGCGCCTCTCCACGCTCATCCCCGAACAGGATGGCAAGCGGCCCTATCGTCTTTTGCTCGAAAGTGTGGAAGGCGGTGCAGCCAGGGGGCGTTATTCCGTTATCGCCTTGATGCCCGATTTGGTCTGGCGCTGCCAGCATGGGAAAGCGGAACTGAATCGCCATCCAGGTCAGCCGGATTCTCGTTTCGAGCCAGTTGAGAATGCGCCATTAGCCTCTTTGCGCGCTTTGATCGCTGAAAGCCGCATGGCATTGCCGCACGGCCTGCCACCGATGATCGCCGGATTATTCGGTTATCTCGGCTATGATATGGTTCGCCTGATGGAGGTTCTGCCTCACGCGCCGACGGACGATCTGCATCTGCCGGAAGGCGTCTTGATGCGTCCCGGCCTGTTCGCCGTGTTCGATTCCGTGCGAGATGAGTTGTTTCTGGCCGTACCGCTGCGAAAAGACGGGGCGGGACGAGAGGCTGCCGAGGCTCTGCTTGCCCGTGCGCGTCAGGCGTTGACCACAGCGCCTCTGGACAACCCCACGACGCTACCGCCCGACACCCATCTCAACGCCCTGCGCTCGAACATGACGCCGGAAGACTTCATGAACGGCGTTCGCAAAGCCCAGGATTATATCGCCGCTGGCGACGCCTTCCAGATTGTGCCGAGCCAGCGTTTCGAAACGGAATTCCCGCTTCCGCCTCTGGCATTATATCGCTCGTTGCGCCGCATCAATCCAGCGCCGTTCTTGTTTTTGGTTGAAATGGACGGCTTTTCGCTGGTCGGTTCCTCTCCGGAAATTCTGGTGCGATTGCGACAAGGTGTCGTGACGGTGCGCCCTCTGGCTGGGACGCGCCCACGTGGCGCAACGCTGGAAGAGGATCAGCGCCTTGAGGAAGAATTGCTCGCCGACGAAAAGGAGCGGGCCGAACATTTGATGTTGATCGATCTCGGTCGCAACGATGCTGGGCGCGTCTCGGAACTCGGTTCGGTCACGGTGCCCGCGCGATTCGTGATCGAGCGTTATAGCCACGTCATGCACATCTCCTCGACAGTAGAGGGGCGTATTCGCCCCGAATGCGATGCCGTGGATGCGCTGATCGCCGCTTTCCCGGCAGGAACGCTCAGTGGCGCGCCCAAGATTCGCGCCATGCAGATCATCGATGAACTGGAGCCGACACGCCGTGGGCCTTATGCCGGTTGCGTCGGTTATTTCGGCGCGGATGGCGAGATGGATACGTGTATCGGCCTGCGCATGGCCATCCTGCGAGACGGGAAAATGTATGTCCAGGCAGGATGCGGCGTCGTAGCCGATAGCGTGCCGGAGGCTGAGGAACAGGAAACGCGGCATAAGGCACGCGCTCTTTTCCGGGCGGCCGAAGCTGCGGTGGAACAGGCGCGTACGCGTGCCGTCACGTAACGATATTTGACGTAAGCGCCTGAGAGCGCCATTTTGCGGCCATGATTCTGCTGATCGACAACTACGACAGCTTCACGTTCAACCTTGTGCATCATTTCGGCACATTGGGAGAGCGATGCGATGTGCGTCGCAACGACGCATTGAGCGTGGATGAAGCGTTGGCGCTTCGCCCTGAAGCGATTGTGATTTCTCCTGGTCCTTGTTCGCCGAACGAGGCGGGAATTTGCTGCGACCTCATCAAACAGGCCGCGCCGCATGTGCCGATTCTTGGCGTTTGCCTCGGTCATCAGGCCATCGGGCAGGTATTCGGCGCCAAAGTCGTGCGCGCACCTGTCCCGATGCATGGCAAAGTCGATGCGATGTACCATGACGGAACTGGCGTGTTCCAAGGTCTTCCCAACCCGGTGGAGGCGACGCGTTATCACAGCCTGACGCTCGCGCCCGAGACAATTCCCGAAACGCTAATCGTCAATGCACGCAGCGCTGACGGTATTGTGATGGGTGTCCGGCATCGCGACTTGCCAATCCATGGCGTGCAATTTCACCCTGAAAGCATCGCTTCCACGCAAGGGCGAAATATGCTCGGCAATTTCCTTGCCCTAGCACGCACGCATCGTACGCCGGATTTGGTGGCCTAAGCCGGAATGAAGGACGCGAACCTTCCTTACTTGCTTCTACGCCTCTCGAAAGGTGAGCGGTTAAGCGCGACGGAAACGGAGAACGTTTTCGCCGATATCATGTCCGGCAAAGTCGATCCCGTGCATTTGGCCGCGATTCTAACGGCCATGAGCGTGCGTGGTGAAAGCGCGGAAGAACTGCGCGGCGCGGTTAGCGCGGTCCGTCGGCACATGTTGCGCCTGCCGGACGTGCCGGAAGGAGCGATCGACGTATGCGGCACGGGTGGCGATGGCCACGGCACACTCAACGTCTCGACGGCGACTGCCTTTATTCTCGCAGGCCTAGGTGTTCCCGTTGCCAAGCATGGCAATCGCGCGCTCTCCTCGAAGGCCGGCGCCACGGATACGCTCTTGGCGCTCGGCATTCCGCCCTGTGACGATCTGACCATCCAAGCCACCCGGCTGCGCGAGGATTGTCTCGCGTTCCTGTCCGCGCCTGTGCATCATCCCGCCATGCGGCATGCAGGCGAGGTAAGGCGATCGCTCGGCTTTCGGACTTTGTTCAATCTGATCGGGCCATTGTGCAATCCGGCGCAGGTCCGCCATCAAATGATCGGCATTTTCGACGCCCGTTGGCTTCTTCCCGTGATCGAAACGCTGGGGCTTCTGGGCGCTCAGCGCGTATGGGCCGTGCACGGCGAAACCGATCGCGGCGGCACGGACGAAATTACGCTTTCCGGCCCGACGCAGATTGCGGCCTGGGAAAATGGCGAAATTCAAAGCCATTCCTTGTCTCCCGACATCACGGGACTACCTTCTTATCCGATTTCCGCCATTGTCGGCGGAGACGCCGCGCATAATGCCCAAGCACTCCGCGCATTACTGGACGGAGAAAAAGGCGCGTATCGCGATACGGTCTTGCTGAACGCAGCTGTCGCCCTGCATGTGGCAGGGAAAAGTGACATCCTTGTTAATGGACGTATCGCACCCAATCTGCTTCGGCAGAATATCAACGAAGCCGCACGCGCGATCGATACTGGCCTTGCCGGCGCGGCGCTTGAAAAGGCGAGGCGGCCCCTGACGGGAACGTCGGCCGCCGAAAAAACGAATTCCTTGACGCAGCAATCAGGACAGCCATGACCGAACCGTCATCTCAGCCGACCGCGCCTGACATCACGAAGGGCTTTCCGGATGACAAAGTGCCCGGCAGCATCGATGAGAAACGTGTTCACGTTCCTCTCAATACGACCGACATGCCCGATGTTCTCGCCCGCATCTGCGCGCGCACCCGGGTGGATGTAGAGCAACGCTCGCAGATCATGCCGCTTAAGGAGATTACGGCCCGAGCACGGGAAATCGATATTCCCACGCGGGGCTTCGGCCAAGCTCTGAAGCAAATGGCGGCGGACCGCCAAGTCGGACTCATCGCCGAAATCAAAAAAGCCTCTCCTTCCGCTGGGGTGCTCCGTCCGAATTACGATCCGGTGGCTATCGCGCAATCTTATCAGGCGGCGGGGGCGATTTGCCTTTCGGTTCTGACGGAAGGCTCATGCTTCCACGGCAGCATCGACGATCTCAAAGCCGTTAAGGAGCAATGCTCGCTCCCGATTTTGCGGAAGGATTTCATCCTCGATCCTTGGCAGGTTCATGAGAGCCGCCTGATCGGAGCGGATTGCATTTTGTTGATCATGTCCTGCCTGACCGATACGGAGGCCGCCGATTTGATCGGTCTGGCACGCGGCCTGGACATGGATGTGTTGTGCGAAATTCACGATGAAGCCGAACTCAACCGCGCGCTCGCCTTGGATACGTCGCTAATCGGCATC from Kozakia baliensis encodes:
- a CDS encoding DUF3429 domain-containing protein, which translates into the protein MKRLPLLAIVLSVAGLLPFLGLAFAILFLGTVGPVPRLGVALLSYGAVILSFLGAVHWGFALEQPAIITKSGTDQLDRQRLAFGVCPALWAWAALYVGLVWSPRGGVLLEIIGFLVTWAIERAAYRRGALPPGYLMLRTVLTTVAVLCLAVALISPLQDYMI
- the trpC gene encoding indole-3-glycerol phosphate synthase TrpC, whose amino-acid sequence is MTEPSSQPTAPDITKGFPDDKVPGSIDEKRVHVPLNTTDMPDVLARICARTRVDVEQRSQIMPLKEITARAREIDIPTRGFGQALKQMAADRQVGLIAEIKKASPSAGVLRPNYDPVAIAQSYQAAGAICLSVLTEGSCFHGSIDDLKAVKEQCSLPILRKDFILDPWQVHESRLIGADCILLIMSCLTDTEAADLIGLARGLDMDVLCEIHDEAELNRALALDTSLIGINNRNLRTLKTDIQTTLDLAPLVPPDRILVSESGIRTQDDVHRVGEVGASGVLVGESLLREPDPGLAARRLLGFL
- a CDS encoding CTP synthase, coding for MTRFVFITGGVVSSLGKGIASAALAALLQARGYKVRMRKLDPYLNVDPGTMSPYQHGEVFVTDDGAETDLDLGHYERFTGVHARKADNATTGRIYSEVIARERRGDYLGATVQVIPHITDAIKEAIVAGTDGYDFVLVEIGGTVGDIESLPFLEAIRQLRNDLGHAQTMCVHLTLLPYIPAAGELKTKPTQHSVKELQNVGIQPQMLICRSDRAIPTNERRKIANFCNVRPEAVIAALDVDTIYACPISYHSEGMDDEVLRYFGLPLDGEPDLSRWEKIVSAIRSPEGEVRIAVVGKYTALLDSYKSLIEALLHGGIANRVKVRLEWVESEIFEKSESALGQLAHVHGILVPGGFGERGSEGKIEAVRFARERGVPFLGICFGMQMAVIECARSLAGLPNASSTEFGPTDEPLVGLMTEWARGNEMLRRREHGELGGTMRLGAYPAKLEPGSRVAEIYGKTEIRERHRHRYEVNVHYRDKLEGVGLRFSGMSPDDVLPEVIEYPDHPWFVAVQYHPEYLSKPFDPHPLFAGFIAAAVKKARLV
- a CDS encoding peptidylprolyl isomerase is translated as MISALRHVFVDSWLGRILALLIFFAFIGWGVGDIFGNLGGSDANTVVKIGDRRITAEDLDRGIRSELPQVAKQMGVTDPSQLPPSARRQAAQAVLQRLVSQSEILALATRNGMQVPDSLVREEVFALPYFHGTDGKFDRKLFDQRMAQAGMSEKQLLQMVRDDITVRSLIEGLGDTMQVPSSLLQRLLDYDAQEHVLDIVRVNAGTMTPPAAPTEGQLHRYYDNHPWNYRTTEFRHAKIVELSAEGVAKSIVIPEADLKRFYEFQSQRYHVPETRSLEVLTFQDQAAANKIAESWKGGASWEVIQAQASNAAAVSFPDTRASDVPSPELAKAAFAAPVNAIQGPLKTETGWVVFRVKDIKPPHNVDFDHAKDDLRDEITRAQAPQLLQSRLPRFQDAVAGSTDLEHIPTDLGAIPAQGSLDAQGMTKDGEPAPLPGDPELRQAIIARIFSQAEGVKPSVVNGPKGGAFAVLVDHIEPGALKPFDSVRDQVVHDWTEAQRRHAADERATAIFDKAKQQGGVAKAVAGTTDASSMQGGMAVSRIKPVPLPQPLLPLIFGTPVGQSAMLNVNDDYFVVTVTGLRDGDPATMKELSSRLRPQLEESLRGDIPTTVVHSLEDKLKPVPNVQLMQRVIDASGGGESQ
- a CDS encoding anthranilate synthase component II, whose product is MILLIDNYDSFTFNLVHHFGTLGERCDVRRNDALSVDEALALRPEAIVISPGPCSPNEAGICCDLIKQAAPHVPILGVCLGHQAIGQVFGAKVVRAPVPMHGKVDAMYHDGTGVFQGLPNPVEATRYHSLTLAPETIPETLIVNARSADGIVMGVRHRDLPIHGVQFHPESIASTQGRNMLGNFLALARTHRTPDLVA
- the kdsA gene encoding 3-deoxy-8-phosphooctulonate synthase, producing the protein MNDFRIGSLSVGNELPFTLIAGPCQIESRDHAQDIAAALHEICHDLGIGLIYKSSFDKANRTSIGSKRGVGMASGLEILAGIREKFGCPVLTDVHSPEQCKPAAESVDVLQIPAFLCRQTDLLLAAGETGAAINVKKGQFLAPWDMANVAAKIASTGNERIMLCERGTSFGYNTLVNDMRGLPIMAQTGYPVVYDATHSVQQPGGLGGASGGQREFVPPLARAALAIGVAALFIETHEAPDRAPSDGPTMVPLSEMRALLTRLRAFDRLAKQDA
- the trpD gene encoding anthranilate phosphoribosyltransferase; translated protein: MKDANLPYLLLRLSKGERLSATETENVFADIMSGKVDPVHLAAILTAMSVRGESAEELRGAVSAVRRHMLRLPDVPEGAIDVCGTGGDGHGTLNVSTATAFILAGLGVPVAKHGNRALSSKAGATDTLLALGIPPCDDLTIQATRLREDCLAFLSAPVHHPAMRHAGEVRRSLGFRTLFNLIGPLCNPAQVRHQMIGIFDARWLLPVIETLGLLGAQRVWAVHGETDRGGTDEITLSGPTQIAAWENGEIQSHSLSPDITGLPSYPISAIVGGDAAHNAQALRALLDGEKGAYRDTVLLNAAVALHVAGKSDILVNGRIAPNLLRQNINEAARAIDTGLAGAALEKARRPLTGTSAAEKTNSLTQQSGQP
- the secG gene encoding preprotein translocase subunit SecG — encoded protein: MTTLLLIINLFVTIALIGVILIQRSEGGGLGIGSSQGMGSFMTGRGTATLLTRATAALAGVFMVLCLLLAVLNKGASTNSGGKDILAQPPATENSAPANTTQH
- the tpiA gene encoding triose-phosphate isomerase, with the translated sequence MQQASSRRHLIVGNWKMNGLSAGSLELAKAVAEGARDVGPAARLVICPPFTQLAAVAKALEGSKVQLGAQDCHQSPSGAHTGDISADMLVDLDVGFVILGHSERRQHHHETDGLVQAKVKAAEKAGLTPIVCVGETAQQRDEGHTLETLGEQISKSLPKDFSGVVAYEPIWAIGSGRSASVKEIDETISHLHDVIGRHLDVDDKSVSILYGGSVTARDAASILSIPAVGGVLVGGASLSAESFLGIARAALATTA
- the trpE gene encoding anthranilate synthase component I: MTEEIVYSVEAADLLTPVGAFMRLSTLIPEQDGKRPYRLLLESVEGGAARGRYSVIALMPDLVWRCQHGKAELNRHPGQPDSRFEPVENAPLASLRALIAESRMALPHGLPPMIAGLFGYLGYDMVRLMEVLPHAPTDDLHLPEGVLMRPGLFAVFDSVRDELFLAVPLRKDGAGREAAEALLARARQALTTAPLDNPTTLPPDTHLNALRSNMTPEDFMNGVRKAQDYIAAGDAFQIVPSQRFETEFPLPPLALYRSLRRINPAPFLFLVEMDGFSLVGSSPEILVRLRQGVVTVRPLAGTRPRGATLEEDQRLEEELLADEKERAEHLMLIDLGRNDAGRVSELGSVTVPARFVIERYSHVMHISSTVEGRIRPECDAVDALIAAFPAGTLSGAPKIRAMQIIDELEPTRRGPYAGCVGYFGADGEMDTCIGLRMAILRDGKMYVQAGCGVVADSVPEAEEQETRHKARALFRAAEAAVEQARTRAVT
- a CDS encoding OsmC family protein, translating into MPDKRHIYRVTTVWTGNHGQGTKSWHEYSRNHDIKTEGKPDISGSADPSFHGDPTRWNPEELLLASLSACHKLWYLGLCAGAGIIVTSYEDDAEGVMTESGNGAGEFLSVTLHPRITLAGGSDLQRAAALHEQAHAHCFIARSVNFPITCEPAFQII